A genomic region of Halogeometricum rufum contains the following coding sequences:
- a CDS encoding 3-oxoacyl-ACP synthase codes for MHDVHLTGFGTYVPDETVTGAQIADRSGVPEDVVVEKMGVREKHVCPPDDDHASDMSVAAAEAALADADCDPAALDLVLYHGSEYKDHVVWSAAAHVAERLGADDAYAHESYALCAGAPIAVRHTAAQLRTGDVERALLVGASREEDLVDYDNERSSFMFNFGAGASATVLESDAVDDAADRSRARVRESAAVTDGRFALDVVMPAGGSKRPPTAETVADGLHTLDVPDQESMKERLGEVSLPNFLTVADDALESSGHDRSDLDFVALTHMKRSFHDYLTEELGVGPAGSHYLDEFGHVQSADQILALDAAVEAGEGPDAGDVVLFLAAGTGYTWAATVLEWRG; via the coding sequence ATGCACGACGTACACCTCACCGGCTTCGGGACGTACGTTCCCGACGAGACGGTCACCGGCGCACAGATCGCAGACCGAAGCGGCGTCCCCGAGGACGTCGTCGTCGAGAAGATGGGCGTCCGCGAGAAGCACGTCTGCCCGCCGGACGACGACCACGCGTCCGACATGAGCGTCGCCGCCGCCGAGGCGGCACTCGCCGACGCCGACTGCGACCCCGCGGCCCTCGACTTGGTGCTGTACCACGGCAGCGAGTACAAGGACCACGTCGTCTGGAGCGCCGCCGCCCACGTCGCCGAGCGTCTCGGCGCAGACGACGCCTACGCTCACGAGTCGTACGCGCTCTGTGCGGGCGCGCCAATCGCCGTCCGCCACACGGCGGCGCAACTCCGCACCGGCGACGTCGAGCGCGCCCTCCTCGTCGGCGCGAGCAGGGAGGAGGACCTCGTCGACTACGACAACGAGCGCTCGTCGTTCATGTTCAACTTCGGGGCCGGCGCGTCGGCGACGGTGCTCGAATCGGACGCCGTCGACGACGCCGCGGACCGCTCCCGCGCCCGCGTCCGCGAGAGCGCCGCCGTCACCGACGGGAGGTTCGCCCTCGACGTGGTGATGCCCGCCGGCGGGTCGAAACGCCCGCCGACGGCGGAGACTGTCGCCGACGGCCTCCACACGCTGGACGTACCCGACCAGGAGTCGATGAAGGAGCGACTCGGCGAGGTGAGTCTGCCGAACTTCCTCACCGTCGCGGACGACGCTCTCGAATCCTCCGGCCACGACCGCTCCGACCTCGACTTCGTGGCGCTGACGCACATGAAGCGCTCCTTCCACGACTACCTCACCGAGGAGTTGGGCGTCGGCCCCGCGGGCAGCCACTACCTCGACGAGTTCGGCCACGTGCAGAGCGCCGACCAGATTCTCGCCCTCGACGCCGCCGTCGAGGCGGGCGAGGGCCCCGACGCGGGCGACGTGGTGCTGTTCCTCGCCGCCGGGACGGGCTACACGTGGGCCGCGACGGTGCTGGAGTGGCGTGGGTAG
- a CDS encoding 6-pyruvoyl trahydropterin synthase family protein: MPEKLLQSDHSRSGSAGGAGVAARAGERVLRIGDDRPIRISAGHRLLHHDGKCSRPHGHNYEISVAVTGELTEEGWVVDKGDVTAVIDEWDHRFLVESGDPLAAAFEASGDADSLVVLDAPPTAEVMAVLLEEKLAARLPDTVSDVAVEVRETGELCASHR, from the coding sequence ATGCCCGAGAAGCTCCTCCAGTCCGACCACAGTCGTAGCGGTTCGGCCGGCGGTGCCGGCGTCGCCGCGCGGGCGGGCGAACGCGTCCTCCGAATCGGCGACGACCGACCCATCCGCATCAGCGCTGGCCATCGACTCCTGCACCACGACGGAAAGTGCAGTCGGCCGCACGGTCACAACTACGAGATTTCCGTCGCGGTGACGGGCGAACTCACCGAGGAGGGGTGGGTCGTGGACAAGGGCGACGTGACCGCCGTGATAGACGAGTGGGACCACCGCTTCCTCGTGGAGTCGGGCGACCCCCTCGCGGCGGCGTTCGAGGCGAGCGGCGACGCCGACTCGCTGGTCGTCCTCGACGCGCCGCCGACGGCCGAGGTGATGGCCGTCCTCCTGGAGGAGAAACTGGCGGCGCGCCTGCCCGACACCGTCTCCGACGTGGCCGTCGAGGTGCGCGAGACGGGCGAACTCTGCGCGAGCCACCGATAA
- a CDS encoding acyl-CoA thioesterase, with translation MTAYPYETELQVRFRDLDPLGHVNNAVYASYCEQARIDFFQDALGIDSGEVNTVLAHSEIDYRTSIDDLGDVTVGVAVVDVGNTSFEMEYELVFEGDVAATASSVQVVVDPETNQPAPVPDDARAEFAKFER, from the coding sequence GTGACAGCGTACCCGTACGAAACCGAACTGCAGGTTCGCTTCCGTGACCTCGACCCGCTGGGACACGTGAACAACGCCGTCTACGCCTCTTACTGCGAACAGGCGCGCATCGACTTCTTCCAGGACGCTCTCGGCATCGACAGCGGCGAGGTGAACACCGTCCTCGCGCACTCGGAGATAGACTACCGCACCTCTATCGACGACCTCGGCGACGTCACCGTCGGCGTCGCCGTCGTGGACGTCGGGAACACCTCCTTCGAGATGGAGTACGAACTCGTCTTCGAGGGCGACGTGGCCGCCACCGCCTCGTCGGTACAGGTGGTCGTCGACCCCGAGACGAACCAGCCCGCCCCCGTTCCGGACGACGCGCGCGCCGAGTTCGCGAAGTTCGAGCGCTGA
- a CDS encoding cupin domain-containing protein has product MERVAFDAVEPTAYETDAERRGLSTPLATENLSLNHYRLAPGERLAGLHAHPEQEEVFVVLDGEATFEVLGRRVGDAVEEVRGTVAGDVREVTVAAGEAIRFASGEFQAGRNAGESELTVLGVGAPRDGADVRVPKVCPDCGRGDMRPVAGEDGDSLRCPDCETVLEQPPPREEW; this is encoded by the coding sequence ATGGAACGAGTCGCGTTCGACGCCGTGGAGCCGACCGCGTACGAGACGGACGCGGAACGGCGCGGCCTGTCGACGCCGCTGGCCACCGAGAACCTCTCGCTCAACCACTACCGCCTCGCCCCCGGCGAACGCCTCGCCGGACTGCACGCCCACCCGGAACAGGAGGAGGTGTTCGTCGTCCTCGACGGCGAGGCGACGTTCGAGGTGCTGGGACGACGCGTCGGCGACGCCGTCGAGGAAGTGCGGGGAACCGTCGCCGGCGACGTCCGGGAGGTGACCGTTGCCGCGGGCGAGGCGATTCGGTTCGCATCCGGCGAGTTTCAGGCCGGACGAAACGCCGGCGAGTCGGAACTCACGGTACTGGGCGTCGGTGCGCCCCGAGACGGGGCGGACGTGCGAGTGCCGAAGGTCTGCCCCGACTGCGGCCGCGGAGACATGCGGCCGGTGGCGGGCGAGGACGGCGACAGCCTCCGGTGTCCGGACTGCGAGACGGTGCTGGAGCAGCCCCCGCCGCGGGAGGAGTGGTGA
- a CDS encoding 7-carboxy-7-deazaguanine synthase QueE, whose protein sequence is MPVSSRVERPETAPEGPALPVNELFASLQGEGKLAGVPSTFVRTSGCNLRCWFCDSYHTSWDPTHAWMGVDDVVDEVDARDPTHVVLTGGEPLIHDESELLLERLADDYHVTVETNGTVVPDAPVDLASVSPKLSTSTPTPENAPDGVDVGAWEARHEERRIDLEALATLVERHAFQLKFVVTGPEDLPEIEELVADLRGVADAAIRDDDVLLMPEGQTREELAATRTVVADLALERGYRYTPRLHVDLWNDAPET, encoded by the coding sequence ATGCCCGTCTCCTCGCGTGTCGAACGACCCGAGACGGCGCCAGAGGGTCCCGCCCTCCCCGTCAACGAACTGTTCGCCTCGCTGCAGGGGGAGGGAAAGCTCGCGGGCGTCCCGAGCACGTTCGTCCGGACGAGCGGGTGCAACCTCCGCTGTTGGTTCTGCGACTCCTACCACACCTCGTGGGACCCGACGCACGCCTGGATGGGCGTGGACGACGTCGTGGACGAAGTCGACGCACGCGACCCGACCCACGTCGTCCTCACCGGCGGCGAACCGCTGATTCACGACGAGAGCGAACTGCTCCTCGAACGCCTCGCCGACGACTACCACGTCACCGTCGAGACGAACGGCACCGTCGTCCCCGACGCGCCCGTCGACCTCGCCTCCGTCAGCCCGAAGCTCTCCACCTCGACGCCGACGCCCGAGAACGCGCCGGACGGCGTCGACGTGGGCGCGTGGGAGGCGCGGCACGAGGAACGCCGAATCGACCTCGAAGCACTCGCGACGCTGGTCGAGCGCCACGCGTTCCAGCTGAAGTTCGTCGTCACCGGGCCAGAGGACCTGCCCGAAATCGAGGAACTGGTCGCGGACCTGCGCGGCGTCGCCGACGCGGCGATTCGCGACGACGACGTCCTCCTGATGCCAGAGGGACAGACCCGCGAGGAACTGGCGGCGACGCGGACCGTCGTCGCGGACCTCGCGCTCGAACGCGGCTACCGCTACACCCCGCGTCTCCACGTGGACCTGTGGAACGACGCACCCGAGACGTAA
- a CDS encoding ABC transporter ATP-binding protein: MLRTTGLTKTFGGLTAVDDVDFELAADELCSLIGPNGAGKTTFFNLLTGALEPTEGTIEFRGGAGSEGASADGAGAYRDVTAAAPHETASMGIHRSYQITNVFPTSSVFENVRIAAQAHGDDATTFWRNVSRYDEYEREARAILERVGLTEHADAPASSLSHGEKRQLEVGIALAGDPDVLLLDEPNAGVSSESVGDIIDLIEDVATDHAVLLVEHNMDIVMNVSDRVVVLNQGELIADGPPAAVRGDETVQRAYLGGYESRSRHAEGDASADDGEPPDGDREPADGDGAATDGDDEAATDADDEATTDGDDGSETAEGSA; the protein is encoded by the coding sequence ATGCTCCGCACGACCGGTCTGACGAAGACGTTCGGCGGTCTCACCGCCGTCGACGACGTCGATTTCGAACTCGCCGCCGACGAACTGTGTTCGCTCATCGGCCCGAACGGGGCGGGGAAGACGACGTTCTTCAACCTCCTGACGGGCGCGCTCGAACCCACCGAGGGGACAATCGAGTTCCGCGGCGGCGCGGGGAGCGAGGGGGCGTCGGCCGACGGCGCGGGCGCGTACCGCGACGTGACGGCGGCCGCCCCGCACGAGACGGCGTCGATGGGCATCCACCGCTCCTACCAGATAACGAACGTCTTCCCGACGAGTTCCGTGTTCGAGAACGTCCGCATCGCCGCGCAGGCGCACGGCGACGACGCGACGACGTTCTGGCGCAACGTCTCCCGCTACGACGAGTACGAACGGGAGGCGCGCGCCATCCTCGAACGCGTCGGCCTGACGGAACACGCCGACGCCCCGGCGTCGTCGCTCAGTCACGGCGAGAAGCGCCAGTTGGAGGTGGGCATCGCCCTCGCGGGCGACCCGGACGTCCTCCTGCTGGACGAACCGAACGCGGGCGTCTCCTCGGAGAGCGTCGGCGACATCATCGACCTCATCGAGGACGTGGCGACGGACCACGCCGTCCTCCTCGTCGAGCACAACATGGACATCGTGATGAACGTCTCCGACCGCGTCGTCGTCCTGAACCAGGGCGAACTCATCGCCGACGGCCCGCCCGCGGCGGTACGCGGCGATGAGACGGTCCAGCGCGCCTACCTCGGCGGCTACGAGTCCCGAAGTCGACACGCCGAGGGCGACGCATCCGCGGACGACGGCGAACCCCCGGACGGCGACAGGGAACCCGCGGACGGCGACGGGGCGGCCACAGACGGCGACGACGAGGCGGCCACAGACGCCGACGACGAAGCGACCACAGACGGCGACGACGGGTCGGAGACGGCGGAGGGGTCGGCGTGA
- a CDS encoding helix-turn-helix domain-containing protein: MIDITVDVEQYDCPFVAATDDHPVAFSAVHWEYDTAAERTETRMVVEADDRESLDAGLSVLRDHEVTADYRLISRRNDVAHIRTVIGQTDAMRIVREEDGFITGPSFVEDGSELWHIGFDDGDAEEAVLSRLDRNHEFDVVKRNAPDLPELTDFVQNVGAAMTLIEGCRDLSTVERQTLESAVDGGYFQSPRSATLGSLADEFDVSKPAVSKNLRRGQRKMIERVVNALDELDD, from the coding sequence ATGATCGACATCACGGTGGACGTAGAGCAGTACGACTGCCCGTTCGTCGCGGCCACCGACGACCACCCCGTGGCGTTCTCGGCGGTGCACTGGGAGTACGACACCGCCGCCGAACGCACCGAGACCCGGATGGTCGTCGAGGCCGACGACCGAGAGAGTCTCGACGCCGGGCTGTCCGTCCTCCGCGACCACGAGGTCACCGCCGACTACCGCCTCATCTCGCGCCGGAACGACGTGGCGCACATCCGCACCGTCATCGGCCAGACGGACGCGATGCGCATCGTCCGCGAGGAGGACGGCTTCATCACCGGCCCGTCGTTCGTCGAGGACGGCAGCGAACTGTGGCACATCGGGTTCGACGACGGCGACGCCGAGGAGGCGGTGCTGTCGCGTCTGGACCGCAACCACGAGTTCGACGTGGTGAAGCGCAACGCGCCGGACCTGCCCGAACTCACCGACTTCGTGCAGAACGTCGGCGCGGCGATGACGCTCATCGAGGGCTGCCGCGACCTCTCGACCGTCGAGCGGCAGACGCTGGAGTCGGCCGTCGACGGCGGCTACTTCCAGAGCCCCCGGTCGGCCACGCTCGGGTCGCTGGCCGACGAGTTCGACGTCTCCAAGCCCGCCGTCTCGAAGAACCTCCGCCGCGGCCAGCGGAAGATGATAGAGCGCGTCGTCAACGCCCTCGACGAGTTGGACGACTGA
- the queC gene encoding 7-cyano-7-deazaguanine synthase QueC: protein MTDTTDASDDRQTAVVLLSGGMDSATTAYEATARGYDLYCLHTSYGQETETKEYDCARRLAEDLDAEEFLHIETDHLSRIGASSLTDDDIDVDDADMDAAEIPTSYVPFRNANLLSMAVSYAEANDCEAVFVGAHSEDYAGYPDCRPEFFEAFEAMADVGTKPETEIRIEVPFVRDSKTDIVRRGRELDVPFEHTWSCYRAEEPACGTCDSCAYRLQAFQNVGLRDPIPYTERPTYTE, encoded by the coding sequence ATGACCGACACGACCGACGCATCCGACGACCGACAGACCGCCGTCGTCCTCCTCTCCGGCGGCATGGACAGCGCGACGACCGCCTACGAGGCGACGGCCCGCGGCTACGACCTCTACTGCCTGCACACCTCGTACGGACAGGAGACCGAGACGAAGGAGTACGACTGTGCCCGGCGACTGGCCGAGGACCTCGACGCCGAGGAGTTCCTCCACATCGAGACGGACCACCTCTCTCGCATCGGCGCGTCCAGCCTCACGGACGACGACATCGACGTGGACGACGCCGACATGGACGCCGCGGAGATTCCCACCTCCTACGTCCCGTTCCGCAACGCAAACCTGCTCTCGATGGCCGTCTCCTACGCCGAGGCGAACGACTGCGAGGCGGTGTTCGTCGGCGCGCACTCCGAGGACTACGCGGGCTACCCCGACTGCCGCCCCGAGTTCTTCGAGGCGTTCGAGGCGATGGCGGACGTGGGGACGAAGCCCGAGACGGAGATTCGAATCGAGGTGCCGTTCGTGAGAGACTCGAAGACGGACATCGTCCGGCGGGGCCGCGAACTCGACGTGCCGTTCGAGCACACGTGGTCGTGCTACCGCGCGGAGGAACCCGCCTGCGGCACCTGCGACTCCTGCGCCTACCGACTGCAGGCGTTCCAGAACGTCGGCCTGCGCGACCCCATCCCGTACACCGAGCGTCCCACGTACACCGAGTAG
- a CDS encoding ABC transporter substrate-binding protein: MSTDGRLTRRTVLSTLGAAGIAGVAGCSGGGGGDETATSTDSGTTAGEESVTGTTTGSSGGASGTVKLGVMQPISGDLQYYGKQALWGFLSGMAYKADADPVTGVESGEYTVTVGDVDYELYVRDSKFSADTAQTLATDLVQSEEVDMLVGCASSGAASRVITTVAKQANVPYMVGPAASADVTANSETCGDMIFRASENTAMDARSGGKYVAQETDVQQVYLFGADYSFGRAVVNNYESVLKANGVEIVGKKFVPQGYSEWQGLLDQASEAGAQGIVGGFTVATLPALFTTYLNGDYDYRVFGGFATEITTSVVGQTLQKVFGKPLTTEKLQGQKFGPFTTRYHWNQYDNDINDAFVEMYSNAYGRVPDLFTSGMFTAASAIVQGVEESGSTAGADLASALRGMTVTDTPKGEDGYTFQEYNNQARSAMTVADPVPTTDEWADRWGAAIMPSEPVARIAAEETTIPADSEEMGCSL, from the coding sequence ATGAGCACTGATGGACGACTCACACGGCGAACAGTTCTCTCGACGCTCGGTGCGGCGGGCATCGCGGGCGTCGCGGGCTGTTCGGGCGGTGGCGGCGGCGACGAGACGGCGACCAGCACGGACTCGGGCACGACGGCGGGCGAGGAAAGCGTGACGGGAACCACGACGGGATCCTCGGGCGGGGCGTCCGGCACGGTCAAACTCGGCGTCATGCAGCCCATCTCGGGCGACCTGCAGTACTACGGCAAGCAGGCGCTGTGGGGCTTCCTCTCCGGGATGGCGTACAAGGCCGACGCCGACCCGGTGACCGGCGTCGAGTCGGGCGAGTACACCGTCACCGTCGGCGACGTGGACTACGAACTGTACGTCCGGGACTCGAAGTTCTCGGCGGACACCGCGCAGACGTTGGCGACGGACCTCGTGCAGAGCGAGGAGGTGGACATGCTCGTCGGTTGTGCGTCCTCGGGCGCCGCCTCGCGCGTCATCACGACGGTGGCGAAGCAGGCGAACGTGCCGTACATGGTCGGCCCGGCCGCCTCGGCGGACGTCACGGCCAACTCTGAGACGTGCGGCGACATGATATTCCGCGCCTCCGAGAACACCGCGATGGACGCGCGTTCGGGCGGGAAGTACGTCGCTCAGGAGACGGACGTGCAGCAGGTGTACCTGTTCGGCGCCGACTACTCGTTCGGGCGGGCCGTCGTCAACAACTACGAGTCGGTGCTGAAGGCCAACGGCGTGGAGATAGTCGGCAAGAAGTTCGTGCCGCAGGGCTACTCCGAGTGGCAGGGCCTCCTCGACCAGGCGTCGGAGGCGGGGGCGCAGGGCATCGTCGGCGGGTTCACCGTCGCCACGCTCCCCGCCCTGTTCACCACGTACCTCAACGGCGACTACGACTACCGCGTGTTCGGCGGCTTCGCCACCGAAATCACCACCTCCGTCGTCGGCCAGACGCTCCAGAAGGTGTTCGGCAAACCGCTGACGACGGAGAAACTGCAGGGCCAGAAGTTCGGGCCGTTCACGACCCGCTACCACTGGAACCAGTACGACAACGACATCAACGACGCGTTCGTCGAGATGTACTCGAACGCTTACGGCCGCGTGCCCGACCTGTTCACGTCGGGGATGTTCACCGCCGCCTCGGCTATCGTGCAGGGCGTCGAGGAGTCCGGGTCCACCGCGGGCGCGGACCTCGCCTCGGCCCTGCGCGGGATGACGGTCACGGACACGCCGAAGGGCGAGGACGGCTACACCTTCCAGGAGTACAACAACCAGGCCCGGTCGGCGATGACCGTCGCCGACCCCGTCCCGACGACCGACGAGTGGGCCGACCGGTGGGGTGCGGCCATCATGCCCTCGGAACCGGTGGCCCGAATCGCCGCCGAGGAGACGACCATCCCGGCCGACTCCGAGGAGATGGGCTGTTCCCTCTAG
- a CDS encoding ABC transporter ATP-binding protein: MTDPLLSVEDVHAYYGDSHVLEGVSLDVEEGEVVALVGRNGVGKTTTLRAIMQLTPPREGSVRYRGEDLAGMRTHEVAERGLGWIPEDRRMFSELTVAENVRVAVPDAADVDAGLERAFETFPDLRDHRAQKAGSLSGGQQQMLAIARGLVGANDLLLVDEPSEGLAPLIVDAVADALTAAAEETTLLLVEQNLPLALDLADRFYVLDHGTVVDSGETADVSADDERLTRYLSA; this comes from the coding sequence GTGACCGACCCCTTGCTCTCCGTCGAGGACGTCCACGCCTACTACGGCGACAGCCACGTCCTCGAGGGCGTCAGCCTCGACGTCGAGGAGGGCGAAGTCGTCGCCCTCGTCGGCCGCAACGGCGTCGGCAAGACGACCACCCTGCGCGCCATCATGCAACTGACGCCGCCGCGCGAGGGGAGCGTCCGCTACCGCGGCGAGGACCTCGCCGGGATGCGGACGCACGAAGTCGCCGAACGGGGACTGGGCTGGATTCCCGAGGACCGGCGGATGTTCTCGGAACTCACCGTCGCGGAGAACGTCCGCGTCGCCGTCCCCGACGCCGCCGACGTCGACGCCGGCCTCGAACGCGCGTTCGAGACGTTCCCGGACCTGCGGGACCACCGCGCGCAGAAGGCCGGGTCGCTGTCCGGCGGGCAACAGCAGATGCTCGCCATCGCCCGCGGCCTCGTGGGGGCGAACGACCTGCTCCTCGTGGACGAACCGTCGGAGGGGTTGGCACCGCTCATCGTCGACGCCGTGGCCGACGCCCTCACCGCCGCCGCCGAGGAGACGACGCTGCTCCTCGTCGAACAGAACCTCCCGCTGGCGCTGGACCTCGCGGACCGCTTCTACGTCCTCGACCACGGCACCGTGGTCGACTCGGGCGAGACGGCGGACGTGTCGGCGGACGACGAACGACTCACGCGATATCTCTCGGCATGA
- a CDS encoding branched-chain amino acid ABC transporter permease, with the protein MAWPVQYLRDHLVHVAVVAFFAAYPGLYAVATNSPVGQEMAYLLPRVETMIAVFYFGLFAMSFDFVSGYTGYLSFGHAAFYGAGAYLVVLASNGKVPFLPVDTPFLALLVLGGLVALALALVIGAVSFRLTGVYFAMITLGFSQVLYVFVRDWDYVGSNPRDGVAVLERTAPFNVGVPGVDSLNLAIGQLAGESVEGFLGFLTFSPAEVSYYMVGLVVVGCYFALQRIVHSPFGRVLVAIRENEERARAVGYDTFRYKLGAFALSAFFAGVAGGLFAGFRRSVTPENSFYFLVAGDALLASIIGGFGTVAGPLYGRLFDETVREFLSKGGEGGGLLPFLDGSLGEATLSAVLYNGLTVGEAIDTFLNGHAALYLGIVFVLFVLYVPNGLLGTLRDRLGGTVADRLPGHVARAVRSRTETRPASDDD; encoded by the coding sequence GTGGCGTGGCCCGTCCAGTACCTCCGCGACCATCTGGTCCACGTCGCCGTCGTCGCGTTCTTCGCCGCGTACCCCGGCCTGTACGCCGTCGCGACGAACTCGCCGGTCGGACAGGAGATGGCGTACCTCCTCCCGCGCGTGGAGACGATGATAGCCGTCTTCTACTTCGGCCTGTTCGCCATGTCGTTCGACTTCGTGTCGGGGTACACCGGCTACCTCTCGTTCGGCCACGCGGCGTTCTACGGCGCGGGCGCGTACCTCGTCGTCCTCGCCTCGAACGGGAAGGTACCGTTCCTGCCCGTCGACACGCCGTTCCTCGCCCTCCTCGTCCTCGGCGGACTCGTCGCCCTCGCCTTGGCCCTCGTCATCGGCGCGGTGTCGTTCCGCCTGACGGGCGTCTACTTCGCCATGATAACGCTGGGCTTCTCGCAGGTGCTGTACGTGTTCGTCCGCGACTGGGACTACGTCGGGTCGAACCCGCGGGACGGCGTCGCCGTCCTCGAACGGACCGCGCCGTTCAACGTCGGCGTCCCCGGCGTCGACTCGCTCAACCTCGCCATCGGTCAACTCGCCGGCGAGTCCGTCGAGGGCTTCCTCGGTTTCCTCACGTTCTCGCCCGCCGAGGTGTCCTACTACATGGTCGGACTGGTCGTCGTGGGCTGCTACTTCGCCCTCCAGCGCATCGTCCACTCGCCGTTCGGCCGCGTCCTCGTCGCCATCCGCGAGAACGAGGAGCGCGCCCGCGCCGTCGGCTACGACACGTTCCGCTACAAACTCGGCGCGTTCGCGCTGAGCGCGTTCTTCGCCGGCGTCGCGGGCGGTCTGTTCGCCGGCTTCCGCCGGTCGGTGACGCCGGAGAACAGCTTCTACTTCCTCGTCGCCGGCGACGCCCTCTTGGCCTCCATCATCGGCGGCTTCGGCACCGTCGCCGGCCCCCTCTACGGCCGCCTGTTCGACGAGACGGTCCGCGAGTTCCTCTCGAAGGGCGGGGAGGGCGGCGGCCTCCTGCCGTTCCTCGACGGCAGTCTCGGCGAGGCGACGCTCTCGGCGGTGCTCTACAACGGGCTGACCGTCGGCGAGGCCATCGACACGTTCCTGAACGGCCACGCGGCCCTCTATCTGGGAATCGTGTTCGTCCTGTTCGTCCTCTACGTGCCGAACGGCCTCCTCGGAACGCTCAGAGACCGACTCGGCGGCACCGTCGCCGACCGACTACCCGGCCACGTCGCCCGCGCCGTCCGGTCCCGGACCGAGACCCGGCCCGCGAGCGACGACGACTGA
- a CDS encoding branched-chain amino acid ABC transporter permease — MTDALLTAPLFLDALGEFLTAETLSSVLVNGLSKAALYVMLASGLTLIFGLMGVLNFAHGSLTMIGAYLGGLVMVLLVSSGAGPGSRLLAFLVAVAVAFAALSALGGVIEVGLIRTLYDRPPLYQILLTFGLTLMLDELVRIAVSFYGLQPISDWQAAFATKPAALSQQVDLGLVSVSGLALFEILFGVLTVAAIWAFLTRTRYGLFIRAGSEDSEMLAALGVDVRRVFTFVFAIGIGIAGVAGVLLAWDPNWGASVPLAAETLLPAFVVVIVGGLGTFRGTVVAGTLVGLVDATTTWWFQNAIAFTGLPQMTIFLILVVVLILKPQGLFGVEEVGGH, encoded by the coding sequence ATGACAGACGCACTCCTCACCGCACCGCTGTTCCTCGACGCCCTCGGCGAGTTCCTCACGGCGGAGACGCTGTCGTCGGTCCTCGTCAACGGACTGTCGAAGGCGGCGCTGTACGTGATGCTCGCCAGCGGTCTCACGCTCATCTTCGGTCTGATGGGCGTGCTCAACTTCGCGCACGGTTCGCTGACCATGATCGGCGCGTACCTCGGCGGCCTCGTCATGGTGCTCCTCGTGAGTTCCGGGGCGGGGCCGGGGTCGCGCCTCCTCGCCTTCCTCGTCGCCGTCGCCGTCGCGTTCGCCGCGCTGTCGGCCCTCGGCGGCGTCATCGAAGTCGGCCTCATCCGGACGCTGTACGACCGGCCGCCCCTGTACCAGATTCTGCTCACGTTCGGCCTCACGCTGATGCTGGACGAACTCGTCAGAATCGCCGTCTCGTTCTACGGCCTCCAGCCCATCTCGGACTGGCAGGCCGCGTTCGCGACGAAACCGGCCGCGCTCTCCCAGCAGGTGGACCTCGGCCTCGTCTCCGTCTCGGGGCTGGCGCTGTTCGAGATTCTGTTCGGCGTCCTCACCGTCGCCGCCATCTGGGCGTTCCTCACGCGGACGCGCTACGGCCTGTTCATCCGCGCGGGGTCGGAGGACTCCGAGATGCTAGCGGCTCTCGGCGTCGACGTGCGGCGCGTCTTCACGTTCGTGTTCGCCATCGGCATCGGCATCGCGGGCGTCGCCGGCGTCCTCCTCGCGTGGGACCCCAACTGGGGCGCGAGCGTCCCCCTCGCCGCGGAGACGTTGCTCCCGGCGTTCGTCGTCGTCATCGTCGGCGGTCTGGGGACGTTCCGCGGCACCGTCGTCGCCGGCACCCTCGTCGGCCTCGTGGACGCGACGACGACGTGGTGGTTCCAGAACGCCATCGCCTTCACCGGCCTCCCGCAGATGACCATCTTCCTCATCCTCGTCGTGGTGCTGATTCTGAAACCGCAGGGACTGTTCGGCGTCGAGGAGGTGGGGGGCCATTAG